In Lodderomyces elongisporus chromosome 2, complete sequence, the following proteins share a genomic window:
- the PHO87 gene encoding member of the phosphate permease, with protein MKFSHSLKFNAVPEWQDNYVNYPTLKKIIYKLQQDQLINNGSQDEDFSAKNDSITITEFLEHLKSLDKNSGNINGGEEGNNYNNRNNRNNKKNKNNSPYNNNNSNTSSNSSDAGLYNDKEKSGSNNIKKRLAKNIFSKLRKSDLEKQSSDSANGSEVELQYFDADHGKKDTQDAIGAGTGTGLEAEAEIRTYTGEIASSSTEQEHSLTFNTNQKIIDKIIDNEDENHSNPKSLEFDPLYVFAKQLFTELDKINQFYKTKEAEIFHSYDRLLVDLRKNNIDVDELFRHTNAYNIDPTTINDEVDHSQYHLRSTLARTVTNASIFDTINHIGNEHDELQEHNMQDLEKQAGATIGVEEDSDDDDDDDDDDDDDDGFHSKEDSVLLNQTYFNVKHQFKVTMKKNAVALFINLSELKSYIELNRVGFLKICKKFDKICGYSIKQDFVENFLPANSRAFKPTTLANLDYKIDEIIKIYALFSGKLHTKTTRHDLENVKNDLRSHLRDHIVFERNTVWKDLLSLEKSSYNLDLDNAAVQNTKMGDEGNVVNSMMHIRMKDVQLPKFLGGKQIKVPAGLLTAQVIKIALTVIVFAILMSVKTLNDPVQGRCLAVLVACAMLWASEAIPLYTTAMLVPLLAVTCKVCKIDGTDTPMEASDASKLVLGAMWNSTVMILMGGFTLAAALSKYNVAKVVSSFMLAFAGTNPKYVLLAIMCVSLFLAMWISNVAAPVLCFSLIQPVLRTLPTDSPVAQALVLGVALASNIAGMASPIASPQNIIAFEYMTSPNWGNWFAVALPVSIICLLLTWVLLFTTFNMKNVTLKKYTPIKDKWTFKQIFVFVVTVVTIILWCVMQKIESTFGENGIISCIPIVLFYSTGLLRVDDLNSYPLSIIVLILGSLSLSKAVTSSGLLSTVATSLQDRVEDFNVYAIAIIFGCLALVIATFISHTVSAFILVPLIKQVGDGLPTPHPNLLIVITALTASIASALPSCGFPNVTAISMRDEVGKHYLTVNTFILRGAATTLICFIVIITVGFGISDALKF; from the coding sequence taTACAAACTTCAACAAGATCAGTTGATCAATAACGGATCACAAGATGAAGATTTTAGCGCTAAAAATGACAGTATAACCATCACTGAGTTTTTGGAACATTTGAAGCTGCTCGACAAGAACTCTGGTAATATTAATGGTGGTGAAGAAGGTaacaattacaacaacagaaacaacagaaacaacaaaaagaataaaaataatagtccttacaataacaataatagcaATACGAGTTCAAATTCTTCCGATGCGGGGCTCTACAATGACAAGGAAAAATCCGGttccaacaacatcaaaaaaCGCTTGgcaaaaaatatattttCCAAGCTTCGTAAATCAGACCTTGAAAAACAGAGCAGCGATAGTGCAAACGGTAGTGAAGTTGAGTTGCAGTATTTTGACGCTGACCACGGCAAAAAGGATACTCAGGACGCAATAGGCGCTGGTACTGGTACTGGTttagaagcagaagcagaaatTAGAACATATACTGGAGAAATTGCTAGCTCTTCAACTGAACAAGAACACTCATTGACATTCAACACCAATCAAAAAATTATCGATAAAATCATTGATAACGAAGACGAAAACCACTCAAACCCCAAATCTCTTGAATTTGATCCATTGTATGTCTTTGCCAAACAATTATTTACAGAATTGGACAAGATTAATCAATTTTACAAGACAAAGGAAGCAGAGATTTTCCACTCGTATGACAGATTACTTGTTGACCTcagaaaaaacaatatcGACGTGGACGAACTCTTTCGCCACACTAATGCATACAACATTGACCccaccaccatcaatgACGAAGTGGACCATAGCCAATACCACCTTAGATCTACATTGGCTAGAACAGTGACAAATGCGAGTATATTTGACACAATTAATCATATTGGAAACGAACACGATGAATTACAAGAACACAATATGcaagatttggaaaaacaaGCAGGTGCTACAATTGGTGTTGAGGAAGACTcggatgatgatgatgatgatgatgatgacgacgacgatgatgatggtttCCACAGCAAAGAAGATTCGGTTTTGTTAAATCAAACCTATTTCAACGTTAAACATCAATTCAAAGTgacaatgaagaaaaacGCTGTTGCCTTGTTTATCAACTTATCTGAGTTGAAATCATACATTGAGCTTAACCGTGTCGGTTTCCTCAAGATTTGTAAAAAATTCGACAAGATTTGCGGCTACTCGATCAAGCAAGACTTTGTCGAGAATTTCCTTCCTGCAAACTCTCGTGCATTTAAACCAACCACCTTGGCCAATTTGGACTACAAGATTGATGAGATTATCAAGATTTACGCCTTGTTCTCGGGAAAATTACACACTAAGACCACAAGACACGATTTGGAGAATGTCAAGAATGACTTGAGATCGCATTTACGTGACCACATTGTGTTTGAAAGAAACACTGTATGGAAGGATTTGTTATCCTTGGAAAAAAGTTCCTACAATTTGGACTTGGACAATGCCGCTGTCCAAAACACCAAGATGGGTGATGAAGGAAATGTTGTTAATTCAATGATGCACATAAGAATGAAGGATGTGCAATTACCCAAATTTCTTGGcggaaaacaaattaaagtGCCAGCAGGTTTACTCACTGCTCAAGTCATTAAAATTGCACTCACTGTGATTGTATTTGCAATCTTGATGTCGGTGAAAACACTTAATGATCCAGTCCAGGGTCGTTGTCTTGCCGTATTGGTTGCGTGTGCTATGCTTTGGGCAAGTGAAGCAATTCCACTTTACACAACTGCGATGTTGGTGCCACTCTTGGCAGTGACATGTAAAGTGTGCAAAATTGATGGTACCGATACACCAATGGAAGCCTCAGATGCATCCAAATTGGTCTTGGGTGCAATGTGGAACTCAACAGTGATGATCTTGATGGGTGGTTTTACCTTGGCAGCAGCATTATCCAAATACAATGTCGCCAAAGTTGTCTCATCCTTTATGCTTGCTTTTGCAGGTACCAACCCAAAATACGTGCTTTTGGCAATTATGTGTGTAAGTTTATTTTTGGCAATGTGGATATCCAATGTTGCTGCACCAGTCTTGTGTTTCTCATTGATCCAACCGGTGTTGAGGACTTTGCCAACCGATAGCCCTGTTGCGCAAGCGCTTGTGCTTGGTGTTGCCTTGGCTTCCAATATAGCAGGTATGGCAAGTCCCATTGCTTCTCCACAGAATATCATTGCATTCGAATACATGACTAGTCCAAACTGGGGTAACTGGTTTGCCGTTGCATTGCCGGTCTCCATCATTTGCTTATTACTCACATGGGTTCTTTTGTTTACCACATTCAACATGAAGAATGTCACGTTGAAGAAATATACACCAATCAAGGACAAATGGACTTTTAAGCAgatctttgtctttgttgttactgTAGTAACCATTATTTTGTGGTGTGTGATGCAGAAAATCGAAAGCACTTTTGGTGAAAATGGTATTATTTCATGTATTCCCATTGTGTTATTCTACTCGACCGGATTATTGCGTGTTGATGATCTCAACTCGTATCCATTATCCATCATTGTGCTTATTCTTGGCTCGTTGTCTTTGAGTAAAGCTGTAACCAGTTCAGGTCTTCTTTCCACCGTGGCAACATCATTGCAAGATAGAGTCGAGGACTTTAATGTTTATGCAATTGCTATTATCTTTGGCTGTTTGGCATTGGTCATTGCTACATTTATCTCACATACAGTTTCTGCATTCATTTTGGTGCCGCTTATCAAGCAAGTTGGTGATGGTTTGCCAACCCCACATCCTAATTTATTGATTGTTATTACCGCATTAACAGCATCGATTGCCTCGGCATTGCCCTCGTGTGGATTCCCCAATGTTACAGCGATTAGTATGCGAGACGAAGTGGGTAAACACTATTTAACGGTGAATACGTTTATCTTGAGAGgtgcagcaacaacattgATTTGTTTCATAGTCATCATCACTGTTGGATTTGGTATCAGTGATGCACTTAAGTTTTGA